In one window of Cohaesibacter gelatinilyticus DNA:
- a CDS encoding vWA domain-containing protein — translation MAEFFKNALLRSALLAGLPLSMMSAPVVAQTSIGDQAKASQSPAKVIVLDASGSMWGKIDGKAKIQIARDVVSDLLGQLDPSSSLGLVAYGHRVKGDCNDIETLVSPAPGSLDAVRGAVRSISPKGKTPLSAAVKEAARQLRHTEEAATVILVSDGKETCNLDPCAVASQLEADGVNFTAHVVGFDVAAPEDIAQLQCMADQTGGRYLSASNAQELAGALEEVSQIDEIAPSDDDFAPPEPSEPSGLPEPAKAFFEDHFDAPDLAAHWKVLQDAPILRKLTDSNLILAAVSEHHWFEEDKALNRMLLEQDLPSGDFDLSIDFTLKAQTGRDEPLIGLYSDQNNQVTASLLFERTGCGLRPVVMLTNLSGPKDGKPQRVEFRKDVFEAIDMRGFCDRGATHPAEIVEAIAQGGQTSLTLQKRGRDYSARLDTLIPAYKDKPEERVSISTEPVTLLRAPATLQVMSAQRAPSEGESILFVDRVHIRDQF, via the coding sequence ATGGCTGAATTTTTCAAAAATGCTTTGCTGCGCTCCGCCCTGCTTGCCGGATTGCCTCTGTCCATGATGTCTGCCCCTGTTGTTGCGCAGACCAGCATCGGTGATCAGGCCAAGGCCAGCCAAAGTCCGGCCAAAGTGATTGTGCTGGATGCATCGGGCTCCATGTGGGGCAAGATTGATGGCAAGGCCAAGATCCAGATTGCCCGTGATGTTGTGTCTGATCTGCTGGGGCAGCTGGACCCGTCTTCTTCGCTGGGTCTGGTGGCTTATGGGCATCGGGTGAAGGGCGATTGCAATGATATCGAAACGCTGGTCAGCCCGGCGCCCGGCAGTCTGGATGCGGTGCGCGGGGCGGTTCGCTCCATCTCGCCAAAGGGTAAGACACCGCTCAGCGCTGCGGTGAAGGAAGCAGCGCGGCAATTGCGCCATACCGAGGAAGCGGCGACCGTCATTCTGGTTTCCGATGGCAAGGAGACCTGCAATCTGGATCCATGCGCGGTGGCAAGCCAGCTGGAAGCCGATGGGGTGAATTTCACCGCCCATGTGGTTGGCTTTGATGTGGCCGCGCCAGAGGATATCGCGCAATTGCAATGTATGGCCGATCAGACCGGCGGCCGATATCTCAGTGCCAGCAATGCCCAGGAGCTGGCAGGGGCGCTGGAAGAAGTCAGCCAGATTGATGAGATTGCGCCATCGGATGATGACTTTGCTCCGCCAGAGCCATCAGAACCATCTGGGCTGCCAGAACCGGCCAAGGCTTTCTTTGAAGATCATTTCGATGCGCCGGATCTGGCCGCGCACTGGAAGGTTCTGCAGGATGCGCCCATCTTGCGCAAGCTCACGGACAGCAATCTCATTCTGGCGGCGGTGAGCGAGCATCACTGGTTTGAGGAAGACAAGGCCCTGAACCGCATGTTGCTGGAGCAGGATTTGCCCTCTGGTGACTTTGATCTGAGCATCGACTTCACCCTGAAAGCCCAAACAGGTCGGGATGAGCCATTGATCGGTCTCTATAGTGATCAGAATAATCAGGTCACGGCATCCTTGTTGTTTGAGCGGACCGGTTGTGGCCTCAGACCTGTTGTGATGCTGACTAATCTGAGTGGCCCCAAAGATGGCAAGCCGCAACGGGTGGAGTTCCGCAAGGACGTCTTCGAAGCGATTGATATGCGCGGTTTTTGTGATCGCGGTGCCACCCATCCGGCAGAGATTGTCGAAGCCATTGCGCAAGGTGGGCAGACCAGCCTGACCTTGCAGAAACGCGGGCGGGATTATTCTGCCCGGCTGGATACGCTCATCCCGGCTTACAAGGATAAGCCCGAGGAACGTGTTTCCATCTCCACTGAGCCCGTGACCTTGCTTCGCGCGCCTGCGACCCTGCAAGTCATGTCGGCTCAGCGGGCCCCATCAGAGGGCGAAAGCATCCTGTTTGTTGATCGTGTTCACATCCGGGATCAGTTCTGA
- a CDS encoding LemA family protein, whose translation MFALIVVLLMASGLLTFIYIISFNGLATGHTKVEEGWYGIQVQLKRRHDLVPGLVKAVKSAMSHEETLVDRVLEAREKAIAALAGEDRDAIGEAEVALSSGLQGIFGYTEAYPDIKATGNIETLQKQLEETEDQIAASRRIFNSNVQAYNARLLSFPGNMIGPRHGFERSKSFELPEADLAAMQTAPSIDL comes from the coding sequence ATGTTTGCACTTATCGTCGTGCTGCTTATGGCAAGCGGACTTCTCACTTTCATCTATATCATTAGCTTCAACGGCCTTGCCACCGGTCACACCAAGGTGGAGGAGGGCTGGTATGGCATTCAGGTGCAGCTGAAGCGTCGCCATGATCTGGTGCCGGGTCTGGTCAAGGCCGTGAAAAGCGCCATGTCTCACGAAGAGACACTTGTGGATCGTGTTCTGGAAGCGCGTGAAAAAGCTATTGCTGCCCTGGCGGGGGAGGATCGTGATGCCATCGGCGAAGCGGAAGTGGCCTTGAGCTCTGGCTTGCAAGGCATCTTTGGCTATACCGAGGCTTATCCCGATATCAAGGCCACGGGCAATATCGAAACCCTGCAAAAGCAGTTGGAAGAAACCGAGGATCAGATTGCGGCCTCGCGCCGGATCTTCAATTCCAATGTGCAGGCCTATAATGCGCGGCTTTTGAGCTTTCCCGGCAACATGATCGGCCCGCGTCATGGTTTTGAACGCAGCAAATCCTTCGAACTGCCCGAAGCCGATTTGGCCGCCATGCAAACCGCCCCTTCCATTGATTTGTAA
- a CDS encoding SH3 domain-containing protein: MNQVIKHIGLASLAMTLSVALPAMAETRVYNHNGSAVELTRNGQRVTIKYRLPRPGLSNIGIRKGTILFTGKLDGGAYMDGQARLFRKGCKPIPYYVYGDYRPGKTFVLTGTAPVLARSGCRVVDNRHDIDVAHLSFQPRTHDVSRAPKKAGPGFGQGGHCVQNISQNGLLNLRAGPGGSYGVLARIKAGTCGLTIHKRQNGWAALSIGSYRGWASLRYVGVSQ, translated from the coding sequence ATGAACCAAGTGATCAAACATATCGGCCTTGCCTCCTTGGCCATGACACTATCGGTTGCGTTACCGGCCATGGCAGAGACGCGGGTCTATAATCATAATGGTTCGGCGGTGGAGCTGACCCGCAATGGGCAGCGTGTGACCATCAAATATCGTCTGCCGCGTCCGGGCTTATCCAATATTGGCATTCGCAAAGGCACGATCCTGTTCACCGGCAAGCTGGATGGCGGGGCTTATATGGATGGGCAGGCGCGCCTGTTTCGCAAGGGCTGTAAACCCATCCCCTATTATGTCTATGGCGATTATCGCCCCGGCAAGACCTTCGTGCTCACCGGCACCGCGCCGGTGCTGGCACGCTCGGGCTGTCGAGTGGTGGACAATCGTCACGATATCGATGTGGCGCATCTGAGCTTTCAGCCTCGCACCCATGATGTCTCCCGCGCGCCCAAAAAGGCCGGACCCGGATTTGGACAAGGTGGTCATTGTGTTCAGAACATTTCGCAAAATGGCCTGCTCAATCTGCGGGCTGGTCCGGGTGGCTCTTATGGGGTTCTGGCGCGGATCAAGGCTGGCACCTGCGGGCTGACCATTCACAAACGTCAAAATGGCTGGGCGGCTCTGTCCATTGGCAGCTATCGAGGCTGGGCATCCTTGCGCTATGTGGGAGTGAGCCAATGA